A section of the Verrucomicrobium sp. GAS474 genome encodes:
- a CDS encoding ATP-binding protein, with amino-acid sequence MPLNLLWTFSLGFLYRRSFMEIGEHRFFKGFPQEAIDLLRKEADIIDLAPSQLLFSEGDAPDGVYLVLDGEINIVKAGADGSMRTLATMSPDAAFGEMGVFDQAPRSAGAQASGAGGVRLARIPGELLMNTLAVASGQTVVNFIQPIFDRLRQSNSKYMNDIVRKEKMSLIGEMANTIIHDIRGPFQSVQLGSELLLEMHGDDATKDICRMIGLQINRVAVMAEELLEFSRGTSKLTMDVVDLHELIEEFQFLNKDLFRDKQIPITFHSASVFIEADRHKLMRTVQNIVNNALDALKGKPGVVIQVVTGEFDGMAQIRIADNGPGIPEQIRARLFEPFVTHGKKNGTGLGMAIVKNVVEAHKGKIFFETETNVGTTFYIQVPVQPIPEGKALAVPSETPLVKTYGEPVAAPVAPIAAVSAVAPLAPLSPVSPISPLSPVSPISPLQPPTA; translated from the coding sequence ATGCCGCTTAACCTACTCTGGACATTCTCCCTCGGGTTCCTCTACCGTCGGAGCTTCATGGAGATCGGCGAACATCGTTTTTTCAAGGGATTCCCGCAGGAGGCCATCGACCTTCTCCGTAAAGAAGCGGACATCATCGACCTCGCTCCGAGCCAGCTCCTTTTCAGCGAGGGTGACGCGCCCGACGGCGTCTACCTCGTCCTCGACGGCGAAATCAACATCGTGAAGGCCGGTGCCGACGGCTCCATGCGGACCCTGGCCACGATGTCGCCCGATGCGGCCTTCGGTGAGATGGGCGTCTTCGACCAGGCCCCGCGCAGCGCCGGGGCGCAGGCGAGCGGCGCGGGTGGCGTCCGTCTGGCCCGCATCCCCGGCGAGCTCCTGATGAACACCCTCGCCGTCGCCTCCGGGCAGACGGTCGTCAACTTCATCCAGCCGATCTTCGACCGCCTCCGCCAGTCGAACTCAAAGTACATGAACGACATCGTCCGCAAGGAAAAGATGTCCCTCATCGGCGAGATGGCGAACACGATCATCCACGACATCCGCGGCCCCTTCCAGTCGGTCCAGCTCGGCTCGGAGCTCCTGCTCGAGATGCACGGCGACGACGCGACGAAGGACATCTGCCGGATGATCGGCCTCCAGATCAACCGCGTCGCGGTGATGGCCGAGGAACTCCTCGAGTTCTCCCGCGGCACCTCGAAGCTGACGATGGACGTCGTCGACCTCCACGAGCTGATCGAGGAATTCCAGTTCCTCAACAAGGACCTCTTCCGCGACAAACAGATCCCGATCACCTTCCACTCCGCCTCGGTCTTCATCGAGGCCGACCGCCACAAGCTGATGCGGACGGTCCAGAACATCGTGAACAACGCCCTCGACGCTCTCAAGGGGAAGCCCGGGGTGGTGATCCAGGTGGTGACGGGCGAATTCGACGGCATGGCCCAGATCCGGATCGCCGACAACGGCCCCGGCATCCCGGAGCAGATCCGCGCCCGTCTCTTCGAGCCGTTCGTGACCCATGGCAAGAAGAACGGCACCGGCCTCGGCATGGCGATCGTGAAGAACGTGGTCGAAGCCCACAAGGGGAAGATCTTCTTCGAGACCGAGACGAACGTCGGGACGACCTTCTACATCCAGGTTCCCGTCCAGCCGATCCCGGAAGGGAAGGCCCTCGCCGTTCCGTCCGAGACGCCGTTGGTGAAGACCTACGGCGAGCCGGTCGCCGCCCCGGTGGCCCCGATCGCGGCGGTCTCAGCGGTCGCCCCGCTTGCGCCGCTCTCTCCCGTTTCGCCGATTTCCCCGTTGAGCCCCGTCTCTCCGATCTCGCCCCTGCAGCCGCCGACGGCTTAA
- the purH gene encoding bifunctional phosphoribosylaminoimidazolecarboxamide formyltransferase/IMP cyclohydrolase, with protein sequence MPRALISVSDKVGLVDLAKVLSQAGVELISTGGTAKALREAGLDVKDISEITGFPEMMDGRVKTLHPKVHGGLLYVRGNAEHEKQAADAGIGAIDYVIVNLYPFEATIRRPGVELHEAIENIDIGGPSMLRSAAKNYASVTVVVDPSDYSRVAAQVTAEGKTTPLLRAELAAKVFTHTSHYDGLIASYLGSHLPVGVEPTDERFTIPLRKAQSLRYGENPHQKAALYGRFFDSFEQLHGKELSYNNLLDIDASAKLIAEFNGSAPTVAILKHTNPCGVGSAASLAEAWDRAYATDKQAPFGGIIVVNRPLDLPVAEAISEIFSEVIVAPSFEPAALDLLKKKKNLRLIVNRWLPHPALAGTDIRSIVGGSFLLQEADDRPQPEADFKVVTKRQPTAEELDALRFGWHVVRHVKSNAIVYSGAGRTLGIGAGQMSRVDSSKIAVWKAGEAGLSLKGSIVASDAFFPFPDGLIAAAEAGATAAIQPGGSVRDAEVIAAADERGLAMIFTGRRHFRH encoded by the coding sequence ATGCCTCGCGCCCTCATTTCCGTTTCCGACAAAGTCGGCCTCGTCGATCTCGCCAAAGTCCTCAGCCAGGCCGGTGTCGAACTCATCTCGACCGGCGGCACCGCCAAGGCCCTGCGCGAGGCCGGGCTCGACGTGAAGGACATCTCCGAGATCACCGGCTTCCCGGAGATGATGGACGGCCGCGTGAAGACCCTCCACCCGAAGGTCCACGGCGGGCTCCTCTACGTGCGCGGCAATGCGGAGCACGAGAAGCAGGCCGCCGACGCCGGGATCGGGGCGATCGACTACGTCATCGTCAACCTCTACCCCTTCGAGGCGACCATCCGCCGCCCCGGCGTCGAGCTCCACGAGGCGATCGAGAACATCGACATCGGCGGCCCCTCCATGCTCCGCAGCGCGGCGAAGAACTACGCCAGCGTCACCGTCGTCGTCGATCCGTCCGATTACTCCCGCGTCGCTGCCCAGGTCACCGCCGAAGGGAAGACCACCCCCCTCCTCCGGGCCGAGCTCGCCGCGAAGGTCTTCACCCACACCAGCCATTACGACGGCCTCATCGCCTCCTACCTCGGCAGCCACCTCCCCGTCGGCGTCGAGCCGACCGACGAACGCTTCACCATCCCCCTGCGCAAGGCCCAGTCCCTCCGCTACGGCGAGAACCCCCACCAGAAGGCTGCCCTCTACGGCCGCTTCTTCGATTCCTTCGAGCAGCTCCACGGCAAGGAACTTTCCTATAACAACCTCCTCGACATCGACGCCTCGGCGAAGCTGATCGCCGAGTTCAACGGTTCCGCCCCCACCGTCGCCATCCTGAAGCACACGAACCCGTGCGGCGTCGGCAGCGCCGCCTCCCTCGCCGAGGCCTGGGACCGCGCCTACGCCACCGACAAGCAGGCCCCCTTCGGCGGCATCATCGTCGTCAACCGCCCGCTCGACCTCCCCGTCGCCGAGGCGATCTCCGAAATCTTCAGCGAGGTCATCGTCGCCCCCTCCTTCGAGCCCGCCGCGCTCGATCTCCTCAAGAAGAAGAAGAACCTCCGCCTCATCGTCAACCGCTGGCTCCCCCATCCCGCCCTCGCCGGGACCGACATCCGCTCCATCGTCGGCGGCTCCTTCCTCCTCCAGGAAGCCGACGACCGGCCCCAGCCCGAGGCCGACTTCAAGGTCGTCACGAAGCGGCAGCCGACCGCCGAGGAACTCGACGCCCTCCGATTCGGCTGGCACGTCGTCCGCCACGTGAAGTCGAACGCCATCGTCTACTCCGGCGCGGGCCGGACCCTCGGCATCGGGGCCGGGCAGATGTCCCGGGTCGATTCGTCGAAGATCGCCGTCTGGAAGGCGGGCGAGGCCGGGCTCTCCCTGAAGGGAAGCATCGTCGCCTCCGACGCCTTCTTCCCCTTCCCCGACGGCCTCATCGCCGCCGCCGAAGCCGGGGCCACCGCCGCCATCCAGCCCGGCGGCAGCGTCCGGGACGCCGAGGTCATCGCCGCCGCCGATGAGCGGGGCCTGGCGATGATTTTCACCGGCCGCCGCCACTTCCGGCATTAA
- a CDS encoding site-specific integrase produces MAKGKVARVTVRGELRWCLDLGKIQDPDGVFRRQRLFFPTRPLAEAERDSRKELAQKDAEASKELPQSVVKDALAAWRLLGPYGRTLTEAATFLLANARVKHPGTTVLQAVEIYLDRFPEVQRKTTYYMTIRARLLRLSDQTKIEHVRALASYKAKKAKGEKPAPIPPLPVPFAEEFGTFPLAEAVLKRDAVKTWLEKNYKHPLTRNLVKDQLRTAFRWWQKEGYVSKETENVFAVLERAEVPKKSVGVFKPEALRKLIETAAYGVENEGTGEVKSWPELVPWLCIGAFSGVRREELEQLTADQVRMPELIHVPVEIAKMGEGRDIPINDTLKAWLLAFPLLPGQRLWPTNGRKKLDALRLAAGVEWVDNGLRHSFGSYRYASVKNKEQVAQEMRHEDVATFEKFYCNRGITEAAAKEYWAILPPKMAPILALTA; encoded by the coding sequence ATGGCAAAAGGCAAAGTGGCGAGGGTGACGGTTCGCGGAGAACTTCGGTGGTGCCTCGATCTCGGCAAGATTCAAGACCCGGACGGCGTGTTTCGCCGTCAGCGGTTATTTTTCCCAACGAGGCCCCTTGCCGAGGCCGAACGGGATTCCCGCAAGGAACTCGCCCAAAAAGACGCGGAGGCGTCGAAGGAACTCCCTCAGTCTGTTGTTAAAGATGCCCTCGCCGCATGGCGACTCCTTGGCCCTTATGGGAGGACTCTAACCGAAGCCGCCACCTTCTTACTGGCGAACGCAAGGGTCAAGCACCCCGGCACTACCGTTCTTCAAGCGGTCGAGATCTACCTAGACCGCTTCCCCGAGGTTCAGAGGAAAACGACGTACTATATGACAATTCGGGCGCGGCTCCTGCGTCTGTCGGATCAGACGAAGATCGAACACGTCCGCGCCCTTGCCTCCTATAAGGCAAAGAAGGCCAAGGGCGAGAAGCCCGCTCCGATACCTCCCCTCCCCGTTCCTTTCGCCGAGGAGTTCGGCACATTCCCTCTTGCCGAGGCTGTCTTGAAACGGGACGCCGTTAAGACGTGGCTGGAGAAGAACTACAAGCACCCCCTAACCCGCAATCTCGTCAAGGACCAGTTGAGGACTGCCTTCCGCTGGTGGCAGAAGGAGGGGTACGTGTCGAAAGAGACGGAGAACGTCTTTGCCGTTCTGGAAAGAGCCGAGGTTCCCAAAAAGTCGGTGGGAGTCTTCAAGCCGGAAGCCCTCCGCAAGCTAATCGAAACGGCAGCTTACGGGGTCGAGAACGAGGGGACGGGCGAGGTGAAAAGCTGGCCGGAACTCGTCCCATGGCTGTGCATCGGTGCCTTCTCCGGGGTGCGGCGGGAGGAGTTGGAACAACTCACCGCCGACCAAGTGCGGATGCCGGAACTCATCCATGTTCCTGTTGAGATTGCGAAGATGGGCGAGGGCCGGGACATCCCAATCAATGACACCCTCAAGGCGTGGCTGCTCGCCTTTCCCCTTCTCCCCGGCCAGAGGCTTTGGCCGACCAATGGACGGAAGAAGCTCGACGCACTGCGCCTCGCGGCTGGGGTCGAGTGGGTAGACAACGGGCTCCGCCATTCTTTCGGGAGCTACCGGTACGCCAGCGTCAAAAACAAGGAGCAAGTGGCGCAGGAGATGCGCCATGAGGACGTAGCAACGTTTGAGAAATTCTATTGCAACCGGGGGATAACCGAAGCCGCCGCGAAAGAATATTGGGCCATCCTGCCGCCCAAGATGGCTCCCATTTTGGCCCTTACCGCATAA
- a CDS encoding tetratricopeptide repeat protein has product MGQNFEARKDLPNTSAAPAAPAASSAPADSGTAAAAAADVAAKARVPDDMRPIAQQASDAFSRGQFDAAAEAYSKIVQKYPDSLYAWSNLGVVRFQQQRYPEAERALKEAIRLNPNDAFSHSILGIVFYQQNRFDEAIDMLTKATTLDPNDARTRNYLGIACSQKGWQEAAEKQLRKAVEIDPTLGDAHFNLAVIYATQKPPSRELARKHYQKALDLGIPKDPQLEKFFSDTAVPGDTAPAAK; this is encoded by the coding sequence ATGGGGCAGAACTTCGAGGCCCGCAAGGACCTCCCGAACACCTCGGCCGCCCCTGCCGCCCCGGCGGCCTCCTCCGCGCCCGCCGATTCCGGCACGGCGGCGGCCGCCGCCGCCGACGTCGCCGCGAAGGCCCGCGTCCCCGACGACATGCGGCCCATCGCCCAGCAGGCCTCGGACGCCTTCTCCCGCGGCCAGTTCGACGCCGCCGCCGAGGCCTACTCGAAGATCGTCCAGAAGTATCCCGACAGCCTCTACGCCTGGTCGAACCTCGGCGTCGTCCGCTTCCAGCAGCAGCGGTATCCCGAGGCCGAGCGCGCCCTCAAGGAGGCGATCCGCCTCAACCCGAACGACGCCTTCTCCCACTCGATCCTCGGCATCGTCTTCTACCAGCAGAACCGCTTCGACGAGGCGATCGACATGCTCACGAAGGCGACCACCCTCGATCCCAACGACGCCCGCACCCGGAACTACCTCGGCATTGCCTGCTCTCAGAAGGGCTGGCAGGAAGCGGCCGAGAAACAGCTCCGCAAGGCCGTCGAGATCGACCCGACCCTCGGCGACGCCCACTTCAACCTCGCCGTCATCTACGCCACGCAGAAGCCCCCCTCGCGGGAACTCGCGCGGAAGCACTACCAGAAGGCGCTCGATCTCGGCATCCCGAAGGATCCGCAGCTGGAGAAGTTCTTCTCCGACACGGCGGTCCCGGGCGATACGGCCCCGGCGGCGAAGTAA
- a CDS encoding AsmA-like C-terminal region-containing protein, which yields MVAGLFKYALRIALGILAVVAILTLSLNFYLGLSGTQARLRTLATGALGTPVLWKGMEHINILRGTTILDFRIPGEGGLAPEVRDPGPTPSQPPIHPPLLEAPRVEVAYSPLDLLDGRVVLPKLSFDHPVLALPEDAEGRLILPLHTPRQATPAPASSGTEKENTPEPAAAPQPWPLTLSSLSITGGRLRILDREGRDAVLLDGIEHGGRISRGGNGDQEPRQDSLNAFGQFSATALRFGKFTSANLQGGYTFSQATISLTKLLGTAYHGQWTGKLVLKTDAPGLPCDFEFQSTGIELSEILKSAGRPDLLSGSLSLTLSGRGPSRELSQVAASAGFTIRDGQLIRVGFVEDLATALNLKDLSQPDFTDCHGTLTLSEGRLLLSDFSLAAAAWTLTGAGAAGLDGTLALDCRLHFHPETVARLPAAVAAKLTKEENGDAFVPFTLRGRLDNPESDLLTRLGLPKAKPAAAAPATAGSPIPTPTP from the coding sequence ATGGTTGCCGGATTATTCAAATACGCCCTGCGAATTGCCTTAGGCATCCTCGCAGTCGTAGCAATCCTGACGCTTTCCCTCAATTTTTATCTTGGCCTTTCCGGCACCCAGGCCCGCCTCCGCACCCTGGCCACCGGGGCCCTCGGCACCCCCGTCCTGTGGAAGGGGATGGAACACATCAACATCCTGCGCGGCACCACCATCCTCGATTTCCGCATCCCCGGCGAGGGCGGCCTCGCCCCCGAGGTCCGGGACCCGGGCCCCACTCCCAGCCAGCCCCCGATCCACCCCCCCCTGCTGGAGGCCCCCCGTGTCGAGGTCGCCTACTCCCCCCTCGACCTCCTCGACGGCCGCGTCGTCCTGCCGAAGCTCTCCTTCGACCACCCCGTCCTCGCCCTCCCCGAAGACGCCGAAGGCCGCCTCATCCTCCCCCTCCACACCCCGCGCCAGGCCACCCCCGCCCCCGCCTCTTCCGGGACCGAAAAGGAAAACACCCCGGAACCGGCCGCCGCCCCCCAGCCGTGGCCCCTCACCCTCTCCTCCCTCTCCATCACCGGAGGCCGCCTCCGCATCCTCGACCGCGAGGGCCGGGACGCCGTCCTCCTCGACGGCATCGAGCACGGAGGCCGGATCTCCCGCGGCGGCAACGGCGACCAGGAGCCCCGCCAGGACTCCCTGAACGCCTTCGGCCAGTTCTCCGCCACCGCCCTCCGCTTCGGGAAATTCACCTCGGCCAACCTCCAGGGCGGCTACACCTTCTCCCAGGCCACCATCAGCCTCACGAAGCTTCTCGGCACAGCCTACCACGGCCAATGGACCGGCAAGCTGGTGCTGAAGACCGACGCCCCCGGCCTCCCCTGCGATTTCGAGTTCCAAAGCACCGGCATCGAACTCAGCGAAATCCTGAAATCGGCAGGCCGCCCCGACCTCCTCTCCGGCTCCCTCTCCCTCACCCTCTCCGGGCGCGGGCCCTCGCGGGAACTCTCCCAGGTCGCCGCCTCCGCCGGCTTCACCATCCGGGACGGCCAGCTCATCCGCGTCGGCTTCGTCGAGGACCTCGCCACCGCCCTCAACCTCAAAGACCTCTCCCAGCCCGACTTCACCGACTGCCACGGCACCCTCACCCTTTCCGAGGGCCGCCTCCTCCTCTCCGACTTCTCCCTCGCCGCCGCCGCCTGGACCCTCACCGGGGCCGGGGCCGCCGGCCTCGACGGCACCCTCGCCCTCGACTGCCGCCTCCACTTCCACCCCGAAACCGTCGCCCGGCTCCCCGCCGCCGTCGCCGCGAAGCTCACCAAGGAAGAGAACGGCGACGCCTTCGTTCCCTTCACCCTCCGGGGCCGCCTCGACAATCCCGAGAGCGACCTCCTCACCCGCCTCGGCCTTCCCAAGGCCAAACCTGCCGCAGCCGCACCTGCCACGGCGGGCAGCCCGATCCCCACCCCGACGCCATGA
- the rsmD gene encoding 16S rRNA (guanine(966)-N(2))-methyltransferase RsmD, translated as MNLRIVAGSAGGRRLKVPKGRGVEIRPTQDRIKQAIFSALGNRVPEARVLDLFAGTGALGLEALSRGATRALFVEQNRTACQCITENIALCGFTVGVGAEDQGRVLSQDALDFLRRTPPTPYDLVFADPPYDKTKSDTGLHPLFAAITPWLGTDGILVWEYFSGQSLDHLPPGLRILLQRRYGETGICFLTPGTPSASE; from the coding sequence ATGAACCTCCGCATCGTCGCCGGCAGCGCCGGGGGCCGCCGCCTCAAAGTACCGAAAGGCCGGGGCGTCGAGATCCGCCCCACCCAGGACCGGATCAAGCAGGCCATCTTCTCCGCCCTCGGCAACCGCGTCCCCGAGGCCCGCGTCCTCGACCTCTTCGCCGGGACCGGCGCCCTCGGCCTCGAAGCCCTCAGCCGCGGCGCCACCCGCGCCCTCTTCGTCGAGCAGAACCGCACCGCCTGCCAGTGCATCACCGAAAACATCGCCCTCTGCGGCTTCACCGTCGGCGTCGGTGCCGAAGACCAGGGCCGCGTCCTCTCCCAGGACGCCCTCGACTTCCTCCGCCGCACCCCGCCCACCCCCTACGACCTCGTCTTCGCCGATCCCCCCTACGACAAGACCAAGAGCGACACCGGCCTCCATCCCCTCTTCGCCGCCATCACCCCCTGGCTCGGCACCGACGGCATCCTCGTCTGGGAATACTTCAGCGGCCAATCGCTCGACCACCTGCCGCCTGGCCTCCGCATCCTCCTCCAGCGCCGCTACGGCGAGACCGGCATCTGCTTCCTGACCCCCGGCACCCCCTCCGCCTCCGAGTAA
- a CDS encoding helix-turn-helix transcriptional regulator, with the protein MSTPAERRQQATKFGRNLKRLRAGAGLTQEGLAERADMSAVYVRQVELGMRLPSVAIAKALRKGLGVSWDDLMSF; encoded by the coding sequence GTGTCCACGCCCGCCGAGCGACGCCAGCAAGCAACCAAATTTGGAAGGAACCTGAAAAGGCTCCGGGCCGGTGCGGGCCTGACGCAGGAGGGCCTAGCCGAACGAGCGGACATGTCCGCTGTCTACGTCCGGCAAGTGGAACTCGGGATGCGGTTGCCCTCGGTCGCCATCGCCAAGGCTTTGCGGAAGGGGCTGGGCGTGAGTTGGGACGACTTGATGTCGTTCTAG
- a CDS encoding RNA polymerase sigma factor RpoD/SigA, with protein sequence MRIYLRQISQIPLLTREDEVRLAAKIKKGNQAARQQMIQANLRLVVKIAHDYANYGLPLLDLVSEGNIGLMKAVDRFDPAKGGKLSTYAAWWIKQSIKRALANQSKTIRLPVHLVDKIARLRRVAMRLSEEFGRDPTDEELAEEMELPVAKITHLRTASIRPASLDATVSQDEDSATLGEIVKDEAALSPYDLLQGSNLREVVREQLPLLDERERKILSLRFGLDGKKELTLEEIGKKFKVTRERIRQLQNGGLRKILKAIETKDKGRKIE encoded by the coding sequence ATGCGGATTTACCTCCGCCAAATCAGCCAGATCCCCCTCCTCACCCGAGAAGACGAAGTCCGCCTGGCCGCCAAGATCAAAAAAGGCAACCAGGCCGCGCGGCAGCAGATGATCCAGGCCAACCTCCGCCTCGTCGTCAAGATCGCCCACGACTACGCCAACTACGGCCTCCCCCTCCTCGACCTCGTCTCCGAGGGCAACATCGGCCTCATGAAGGCCGTCGACCGCTTCGACCCCGCCAAGGGCGGCAAGCTCAGCACCTACGCCGCCTGGTGGATCAAGCAATCGATCAAGCGCGCCCTCGCCAACCAGAGCAAGACCATCCGCCTTCCCGTCCACCTCGTCGACAAGATCGCCCGCCTCCGCCGCGTCGCCATGCGCCTCTCGGAAGAATTCGGCCGCGATCCCACCGACGAGGAACTGGCCGAGGAAATGGAGCTGCCCGTCGCGAAGATCACCCACCTCCGCACCGCCTCCATCCGCCCCGCCTCCCTCGACGCCACCGTCAGCCAGGACGAGGACAGCGCCACCCTCGGCGAAATCGTCAAGGACGAGGCTGCCCTCAGCCCCTACGACCTCCTCCAGGGCAGCAACCTCCGCGAAGTCGTCCGCGAGCAGCTCCCCCTCCTCGACGAGCGCGAGCGGAAAATCCTCTCCCTCCGCTTCGGCCTCGACGGCAAAAAGGAACTGACCCTCGAGGAAATCGGGAAGAAATTCAAAGTCACCCGCGAGCGGATCCGGCAGCTCCAGAACGGCGGCCTGCGGAAAATATTGAAGGCCATCGAAACCAAGGACAAGGGAAGGAAAATAGAATGA
- a CDS encoding diacylglycerol kinase family protein, with translation MNRTCIILNPAARSERAKRLKSQIEALAEGVTIKYTEGPGDAEAKAERAVEQGYTTIVAAGGDGTINEVVNGLTGFAENEGKGKPADVTLGILPIGTVNVFSMELGIPSQLEKAWEVITNGKTRLIDLARANDHRFVQLAGVGFDAQIVARTEWKSKKRLGPLSYVLTGAQIVTEKPPKIVVRTEEGKTYKGSFVLIGNGRFYGGPFSIFKEAKLDDGLLDICIFEQMNPLALVWYLQGILTGKHTTFRDVRYFKSRSIRVESEERVPVEVDGELLGFLPCEFTVSPRALRVLAP, from the coding sequence ATGAATCGGACCTGCATCATCCTCAATCCGGCGGCCCGGAGCGAGCGGGCGAAGCGCCTGAAGAGCCAGATCGAGGCCCTGGCCGAAGGGGTGACGATCAAGTACACCGAAGGTCCCGGCGATGCCGAGGCGAAGGCCGAGCGGGCCGTCGAGCAGGGCTATACGACGATCGTCGCCGCCGGGGGAGATGGGACGATCAATGAGGTGGTGAACGGGCTGACCGGCTTCGCCGAGAACGAGGGGAAGGGGAAGCCCGCCGACGTGACCCTCGGTATCCTGCCGATCGGGACGGTGAACGTCTTTTCGATGGAGCTCGGCATCCCTTCCCAGCTGGAGAAGGCGTGGGAGGTCATCACGAACGGGAAGACCCGGCTGATCGACCTGGCCCGGGCCAACGACCACCGGTTCGTCCAGTTGGCCGGGGTCGGTTTCGACGCGCAGATCGTGGCGCGGACGGAGTGGAAGTCGAAGAAGCGCCTCGGCCCGCTCAGCTACGTCCTGACGGGGGCGCAGATCGTCACCGAGAAGCCGCCGAAGATCGTCGTCCGCACTGAGGAAGGGAAGACCTACAAGGGCTCCTTCGTCCTGATCGGCAACGGGCGCTTCTACGGCGGTCCCTTCTCGATCTTCAAGGAGGCGAAGCTCGACGACGGCCTCCTCGACATCTGCATCTTCGAGCAGATGAATCCGCTGGCCCTCGTCTGGTACCTCCAGGGCATCCTCACGGGGAAGCACACCACCTTCCGCGATGTCCGGTATTTCAAGAGCCGCTCTATCCGCGTCGAGTCGGAGGAGCGGGTCCCCGTCGAGGTCGACGGGGAGCTCCTCGGCTTCCTCCCGTGCGAGTTCACCGTCTCGCCCCGCGCCCTGCGGGTGCTGGCCCCCTGA
- a CDS encoding GAF domain-containing protein, which yields MKTKPRPSVPSPSIIPVLSPASGLNLGLFLDPKRAISHFLGIAIEKSGATCGSFILINPNTGLLDIEASRGMPLRIRKTKLHLGEGVTGWVATTGKAMRIPDVRQERKYVAVLPKVMSELAVPVEYQGQVLGVLNLDSVHLGHFTEEHERAMLALAAEAAEWLKYGWELTALRVKDQQLNALVQMGRSIVSMTGLEETLSGIVANGAGLMKTRVCSLMLLSQDKKELGLKATFGAGVRYQNRPPLRVDESLVGAVVKRKKPCVVFNVETDPRYHEVAMAREEGLVSMLSVPLIFAAEVIGVLNVYTDELHRFSNQEIKLLQTLADLSAVAIGRTRLLTRVVDTEESLRQSERLSALGLLAAEVAHEIRNPLTVMQMLFHSLVTSTPMNGAAAEDARIIEEKMRHMNRIVDQILSLVRSAEPIKEPVDLAQMIDDIILLVRHKLHRQGIEIRRDADEALPPAKVDRAQIEQAILNLVLNAVGAMPEGGALSIGTSIDEVEGASYFVLTVRDNGVGMTATQIDNLFAPFLTTKQHGTGIGLAIVARIMENHSGRIEVESKPKRGTRFRLLLPVG from the coding sequence ATGAAGACAAAGCCCCGGCCTTCGGTCCCGTCCCCCTCGATCATTCCCGTTCTCTCTCCGGCCTCCGGGCTGAACCTCGGCCTCTTCCTCGATCCGAAGCGGGCGATCAGCCACTTCCTCGGGATCGCGATCGAGAAGAGCGGGGCGACGTGCGGCTCCTTCATCCTCATCAACCCGAACACCGGCCTCCTCGACATCGAGGCGAGCCGGGGCATGCCGCTCCGCATCCGCAAGACGAAGCTCCACCTCGGCGAGGGCGTCACCGGATGGGTCGCCACGACGGGGAAGGCGATGCGGATCCCCGACGTCCGTCAGGAACGGAAATATGTCGCCGTCCTGCCGAAGGTGATGTCGGAACTCGCCGTGCCGGTCGAATACCAGGGGCAGGTCCTGGGGGTGCTCAACCTCGACAGCGTCCACCTCGGCCACTTCACCGAGGAGCATGAGCGCGCGATGCTCGCCCTCGCCGCCGAGGCCGCCGAGTGGCTGAAATACGGCTGGGAATTGACCGCCCTCCGGGTGAAGGATCAGCAGCTGAACGCCCTCGTCCAGATGGGGCGCTCCATCGTCTCGATGACGGGGCTCGAGGAGACCCTCTCCGGCATCGTCGCGAACGGGGCCGGGCTGATGAAGACCCGGGTCTGCTCCCTCATGCTCCTGAGCCAGGACAAGAAGGAGCTGGGGCTGAAGGCGACCTTCGGCGCGGGCGTCCGTTACCAGAACCGGCCCCCGCTGCGGGTCGACGAATCGCTCGTCGGGGCCGTGGTGAAGCGGAAGAAGCCGTGCGTGGTCTTCAACGTCGAGACTGATCCCCGCTATCACGAGGTGGCGATGGCGCGGGAGGAAGGGCTGGTCTCGATGCTCTCCGTGCCGCTGATCTTCGCCGCCGAGGTGATCGGCGTCCTCAATGTCTACACCGACGAGCTCCACCGGTTTTCCAACCAGGAAATCAAGCTCCTCCAGACCCTGGCCGACCTCTCCGCCGTGGCGATCGGGCGGACGCGCCTCCTGACCCGCGTCGTCGACACCGAGGAAAGCCTCCGGCAGAGCGAGCGGCTTTCGGCCCTCGGCCTCCTGGCCGCCGAGGTCGCGCACGAGATCCGCAATCCGCTGACGGTGATGCAGATGCTCTTCCACAGCCTCGTCACCTCGACGCCGATGAACGGGGCGGCGGCGGAGGACGCCCGGATCATCGAGGAGAAGATGAGGCACATGAACCGGATCGTCGACCAGATCCTCTCCCTGGTCCGCTCCGCCGAGCCGATCAAGGAGCCCGTCGACCTCGCCCAGATGATCGACGACATCATCCTCCTCGTCCGCCACAAGCTCCACCGGCAGGGGATCGAGATCCGGCGGGACGCCGACGAGGCGCTCCCCCCGGCGAAGGTCGACCGGGCGCAGATCGAGCAGGCCATCCTGAACCTGGTCCTCAACGCCGTCGGCGCGATGCCGGAGGGCGGGGCGCTCTCGATCGGGACCTCGATCGACGAGGTCGAGGGAGCTTCCTATTTCGTCCTGACCGTGCGGGACAACGGCGTCGGCATGACGGCGACGCAGATCGACAACCTCTTCGCGCCGTTCCTCACGACGAAGCAGCACGGCACCGGCATCGGCCTCGCCATCGTCGCCCGCATCATGGAGAACCACAGCGGTCGGATCGAGGTCGAGTCGAAGCCGAAGCGCGGGACGCGGTTCCGGCTGCTGTTGCCGGTGGGGTAG